One window of the Hypanus sabinus isolate sHypSab1 chromosome 13, sHypSab1.hap1, whole genome shotgun sequence genome contains the following:
- the zgc:193801 gene encoding uncharacterized protein zgc:193801 isoform X2, translating into MVERGSCSEVEEGYDRFHCLKILRCCNHCDIIGTIKGEKKFKGAHWHCYRCRNGFNRRDEAVKHYKTHFRNPHTTFQIQITQEVNSRQYYEQSAEAHHKAYGGTQVTSGGAMNITSVSPVITETAVSTSTTNLAAVNSDNTGPTRKDSKLTNGISPAEDSLGSASTMGHQTLVLMDPDGENGELVYNDNTNLITDQNGEALDQNLLIGKQLLELHQQNQQLRVEKAENEHRLQMEVQQLKDQIAGLMEANWQMAEELKQYKCSEDVESKINQMIEQMEVQHRELLQMQLDQLRNEYSKRKHLTNGSPVSSQDSTDDCTAGSTKRALVGASTLSPRSHSISLTIPSSIVTSAQMMASDHEVLATSQDGIAGSGVDLSSGNVISFIEPSDNSSNGSAGLTTLEIVEVHLDNESTISNIESSSPTRVHLYPVTHVNNHMELSTRKRVCEDNSEEESQPKIQRTI; encoded by the exons GCTTAAAGATTCTTCGTTGCTGTAACCACTGTGACATCATTGGAACTATTAAAGGAGAGAAAAAATTCAAAGGTGCACACTGGCATTGCTACCGGTGCCGAAATGGTTTCAATAGGCGTGATGAAGCAGTCAAGCATTATAAAACTCATTTCCGCAATCCTCATACCACTTTCCAAATTCAAATTACACAG GAGGTAAATAGTCGACAGTATTATGAACAGAGTGCGGAAGCTCACCATAAAGCTTATGGAGGCACCCAAGTTACCTCTGGTGGGGCAATGAATATCACTTCAGTTAGTCCTGTTATTACAGAGACGGCTGTTAGCACATCGACCACCAACCTTGCTGCTGTGAATAGTGATAATACTGGACCAACTCGAAAG GACAGCAAgttgaccaatggcatttctccTGCAGAAGATTCCTTAGGCTCTGCATCAACCATGGGACATCAAACTCTGGTGTTAATGGATCCAGATGGAGAAAATGGAGAGCTTGTATATAATGACAACACAAACCTAATTACTGATCAG AATGGTGAAGCTTTGGATCAGAATCTGCTAATAGGGAAGCAGCTATTAGAATTACACCAGCAGAATCAGCAACTACGGGTAGAAAAAGCAGAAAATGAGCATAGACTACAAATGGAAGTGCAGCAGCTGAAGGACCAG ATTGCAGGTCTCATGGAGGCCAATTGGCAAATGGCGGAAGAATTAAAGCAATATAAGTGTTCCGAAGACGTTGAGAGCAAAATAAATCAAATG ATTGAACAAATGGAGGTACAGCACAGGGAACTCCTTCAGATGCAGTTGGACCAATTACGGAATGAGTACAGTAAGCGAAAACATCTAACTAATGGGAGCCCTGTTTCTAGTCAGGACTCCACAGATGACTGCACCGCTGGATCAACAAAACGAGCTTTAGTAGGTGCTTCGACTTTGTCTCCCAGGAGTCACAGTATTAGCCTGACCATACCCAGCAGCATTGTGACATCAGCACAAATGATGGCCTCTGACCATGAGGTCTTGGCAACGTCACAAGATGGAATTGCAGGATCTGGAGTGGACCTCAGTTCAGGAAATGTCATATCCTTCATTGAGCCCAGTGATAATTCATCAAATGGGTCTGCAGGTTTGACAACGCTTGAAATTGTCGAGGTCCATTTAGACAATGAGTCGACCATTTCAAATATTGAGTCGTCTTCCCCAACACGTGTACATTTATATCCAGTCACACATGTCAATAATCATATGGAACTTTCAACCAGAAAACGGGTCTGTGAAGATAACTCTGAAGAAGAAAGTCAACCAAAAATTCAGAGAACTATTTAA